The following are from one region of the Synechococcus sp. CBW1108 genome:
- the rsmI gene encoding 16S rRNA (cytidine(1402)-2'-O)-methyltransferase: protein MGAQGSALCRSTPGAVQASEPAPGVLYLVGTPIGNLADLSPRARQVLVGVSRIACEDTRRSGLLLHQLGLRQKEQGPRLVSFHAHNQAARIPELLEALAAGEALALISDAGLPGISDPGEALVAAARQAGLAVICIPGPSAVTTALVSSGLPSGRFCFEGFLPPKPNQRRQRLQELAEEQRTLVLFEAPHRLLELLTDLLAVLGDRPLRVARELTKKHEEQVGPTVSAALEHFRRTPPQGECTLVLGGAPVPPPPCWDAAALSAELRALQAAGHSSNAAAKLVAERTGHSKRELYALLHQAS from the coding sequence ATGGGAGCGCAGGGATCAGCATTGTGCAGGAGCACCCCCGGAGCCGTGCAAGCCAGCGAACCAGCCCCAGGTGTGCTCTACCTGGTGGGCACCCCGATCGGCAACCTGGCCGACCTCTCGCCCCGGGCCCGCCAGGTGCTGGTGGGCGTCAGCCGCATCGCCTGTGAAGACACCCGCCGCAGCGGCCTGCTGCTGCACCAACTGGGCCTGCGCCAGAAAGAGCAGGGGCCGAGGCTGGTGAGTTTCCACGCCCACAACCAAGCCGCCCGCATCCCCGAACTGCTCGAGGCCCTGGCCGCCGGCGAAGCCCTGGCGCTGATCAGTGACGCGGGGCTGCCGGGCATCTCCGATCCGGGCGAGGCGCTGGTGGCAGCGGCCCGGCAGGCGGGGCTGGCGGTGATCTGCATCCCCGGCCCCAGCGCTGTCACCACCGCCCTGGTGAGCAGCGGCCTGCCCAGCGGCCGCTTTTGCTTTGAGGGCTTCTTGCCGCCCAAGCCAAACCAGCGTCGCCAGCGACTGCAGGAACTGGCGGAAGAGCAGCGCACCCTGGTGCTGTTTGAAGCGCCCCACCGGCTGCTGGAGCTGCTCACCGATCTGCTGGCGGTGCTGGGCGACCGGCCCCTGCGGGTGGCCCGAGAACTCACCAAAAAACACGAGGAGCAGGTAGGGCCCACGGTTTCAGCGGCCCTCGAGCACTTCCGCCGCACGCCCCCCCAGGGGGAGTGCACCCTGGTGCTGGGCGGTGCCCCAGTGCCGCCGCCACCGTGCTGGGATGCCGCCGCCCTCAGCGCCGAATTGCGGGCCCTGCAGGCTGCTGGCCACAGCAGCAATGCGGCCGCCAAACTGGTGGCGGAGCGCACCGGCCACAGCAAGCGGGAGCTCTACGCCCTGCTGCACCAAGCCAGCTGA
- a CDS encoding 3'(2'),5'-bisphosphate nucleotidase CysQ — translation MMPAHQPLPSGIALEALLVELRRLSWGAADILLAYGRGEQPPYGFARALSVEEGGEGPVSAADLAVNRWLLDGLAGAFPAAAWTVLSEETAKEQLTPGEPLAAEWLWILDPLDGTKDFLQGTGEYAVHLALVHRGEPVLGVVLLPEMEELWLGVMATLSGGAGEAWCENRAGDRQPVRFSGRRALGELVLVASRNHRDQRLEQLLAALVLGDTRAIGSVGGKVATILRGETDLYISLSGKSAPKDWDMAAPEAVLRAAGGAFSHADGRPLAYNSGDVRQAGCLVASHGLSHLELCQKVAVAMASIDPGFRL, via the coding sequence ATGATGCCGGCTCACCAGCCCCTGCCTTCAGGGATTGCATTGGAGGCGCTGCTGGTGGAGTTGCGGCGGCTCAGCTGGGGAGCGGCCGATATTTTGCTGGCCTATGGCCGCGGCGAGCAGCCCCCCTACGGCTTTGCCCGGGCCCTAAGCGTTGAGGAGGGCGGGGAGGGTCCGGTGAGTGCGGCCGATCTGGCGGTGAACCGCTGGCTTCTCGATGGCCTGGCAGGTGCCTTCCCTGCGGCCGCTTGGACCGTACTCAGTGAGGAGACCGCCAAGGAGCAACTGACGCCGGGCGAACCCCTGGCCGCTGAGTGGCTGTGGATCCTCGATCCCCTAGATGGCACCAAGGATTTTTTGCAGGGCACCGGTGAGTACGCCGTGCATCTGGCGTTGGTGCATCGCGGTGAACCCGTGCTGGGGGTGGTGCTGCTGCCGGAAATGGAGGAGCTCTGGCTTGGTGTGATGGCGACTCTCAGTGGAGGCGCTGGCGAGGCCTGGTGTGAAAACCGGGCGGGAGATCGCCAGCCGGTGCGGTTCAGCGGTCGGCGGGCCCTGGGCGAACTGGTGCTGGTGGCCAGCCGCAACCACCGGGACCAGCGGCTGGAGCAGTTGCTGGCCGCTTTAGTCCTGGGCGACACCAGGGCGATCGGCAGTGTGGGCGGCAAGGTGGCCACGATCCTGCGCGGCGAAACAGACCTCTACATCTCGCTTTCAGGCAAGAGCGCTCCCAAGGATTGGGATATGGCCGCTCCTGAAGCAGTGCTGCGGGCAGCTGGGGGCGCCTTCAGCCATGCCGATGGTCGGCCGCTGGCCTACAACAGCGGTGACGTTCGCCAGGCTGGGTGCCTAGTGGCAAGCCATGGCCTTAGCCACCTGGAACTGTGCCAGAAGGTGGCTGTGGCCATGGCCTCAATTGATCCTGGTTTCAGGCTCTAG
- a CDS encoding polyribonucleotide nucleotidyltransferase, with product MQGQTQSISFDGREIRLTTGRFAPQAGGSVLVECGDTSVLVTATRSGGREGIDFLPLMCDYEERLYAAGRIPGSFFRREARPPERAILTCRLIDRPMRPLFPSWMRDDIQIVATCLSLDERVPPDVLAVTGASLATLLARIPFQGPMAAVRVGLLGDDFVLNPSFREIERSELDLVVAGTPEGVIMVEAGANQLPEQDVIEAIDFGYEAVGELIKAQQNLLKELGIEQVFPEPQVIDATLPNFLEQECAGGIGEVLMQFSQTKPERDEKLDAIKAGVKEKIAALADDDAVKLAVSSNSKALANSYKSLTKKLMRAQIVKDGKRVDGRNLDEVRPISAAAGVLPKRVHGSALFQRGLTQVLSCATLGTPSDAQELDDLNPSTEKHYLHHYNFPPYSTGETKPMRSPGRREVGHGALAERAILPVLPSKESFPYVLRVVSECLSSNGSTSMGSVCGSTLALMDAGVPLKAPVSGAAMGLIKEGDEVRILTDIQGIEDFLGDMDFKVAGTEKGITALQMDMKVTGLNVKTIADAIQQARPARLHILEKMLEAIEKPRDTMSPHAPRLLSFRIDPELIGTVIGPGGRTIKGITERTNTKIDIEDGGIVTIASHDGTAAEEAQRIIEGLTRRISEGEVFSGAVTRVIPIGAFVEILPGKEGMIHISQLSESRVEKVEDVVNVGDPVIVRVREIDNRGRINLTLRGVPQSEEAPVPV from the coding sequence GTGCAAGGACAAACTCAGTCGATCTCCTTCGATGGTCGGGAGATCCGGCTGACCACCGGTCGTTTTGCCCCCCAAGCCGGGGGCTCGGTGCTGGTCGAATGTGGTGATACCTCAGTTCTGGTAACCGCCACCCGCTCAGGAGGCCGCGAAGGCATCGATTTCCTCCCCCTGATGTGCGACTACGAAGAGCGGCTCTACGCCGCCGGTCGCATCCCTGGCAGCTTCTTCCGGCGCGAAGCGCGCCCCCCCGAGCGGGCGATCCTCACCTGCCGCCTGATCGATCGGCCGATGCGGCCCCTGTTCCCCAGCTGGATGCGGGACGACATCCAGATCGTGGCCACCTGCCTCTCCCTCGATGAGCGGGTGCCGCCCGATGTGCTGGCCGTGACCGGCGCCTCCCTGGCCACCCTGCTGGCCCGCATCCCCTTCCAGGGCCCGATGGCCGCGGTGCGGGTCGGCCTGCTGGGTGACGACTTCGTGCTCAACCCCAGCTTCCGCGAGATCGAGCGCAGCGAGCTGGATCTGGTGGTAGCCGGGACCCCCGAGGGGGTGATCATGGTGGAAGCCGGTGCCAACCAGCTCCCCGAGCAGGATGTGATCGAAGCGATCGACTTCGGCTATGAAGCCGTCGGTGAACTGATCAAGGCCCAACAAAACCTGCTCAAGGAGCTCGGCATCGAGCAGGTGTTCCCCGAGCCCCAGGTCATCGACGCCACCCTGCCAAACTTCCTTGAGCAGGAATGTGCCGGCGGCATCGGGGAGGTGCTCATGCAGTTCTCCCAGACCAAGCCCGAGCGCGACGAAAAGCTCGATGCGATCAAGGCCGGGGTGAAGGAGAAAATCGCCGCCCTGGCCGACGACGACGCGGTGAAGTTGGCGGTGAGCAGCAACAGCAAGGCCCTGGCCAACAGCTACAAGAGCCTCACCAAGAAGCTGATGCGCGCCCAGATCGTCAAGGACGGCAAGCGCGTCGATGGCCGCAACCTCGATGAGGTGCGCCCGATCAGCGCCGCCGCCGGCGTACTGCCCAAGCGGGTGCACGGTTCAGCCCTGTTCCAGCGCGGCCTCACCCAGGTGCTCTCCTGCGCCACCCTCGGCACCCCGAGCGACGCCCAGGAGCTCGATGACCTCAACCCGTCCACCGAGAAGCACTACCTGCACCACTACAACTTCCCGCCCTACTCCACCGGCGAAACCAAGCCGATGCGCTCCCCCGGCCGCCGTGAGGTGGGCCATGGCGCCCTGGCCGAGCGGGCGATCCTGCCGGTGCTGCCCAGCAAGGAATCCTTCCCCTACGTGCTGCGCGTGGTTTCGGAGTGCCTCAGCTCCAACGGCTCCACCTCGATGGGTTCGGTGTGCGGCAGCACCCTGGCCCTGATGGATGCCGGTGTGCCCCTCAAGGCTCCGGTGAGCGGCGCGGCGATGGGCCTGATCAAGGAGGGCGACGAGGTGCGCATCCTTACCGACATCCAGGGCATCGAGGATTTCCTCGGCGATATGGACTTCAAGGTGGCCGGCACCGAGAAGGGCATCACAGCCCTGCAGATGGACATGAAGGTCACGGGCCTCAACGTGAAAACGATTGCCGATGCCATCCAGCAGGCCCGCCCCGCCAGGCTGCATATCCTCGAGAAGATGCTCGAGGCGATCGAGAAGCCCCGCGACACCATGTCGCCCCACGCCCCGCGCCTGCTCAGCTTCCGCATTGATCCGGAGCTGATCGGCACCGTGATCGGCCCCGGCGGCCGCACGATCAAGGGCATCACGGAGCGCACCAACACCAAGATCGACATCGAAGATGGCGGCATCGTCACGATCGCCAGCCACGATGGCACCGCCGCCGAGGAGGCCCAGCGCATCATTGAAGGCCTTACCCGCCGCATCAGCGAGGGAGAGGTGTTCAGCGGTGCTGTCACCCGCGTCATCCCTATCGGTGCCTTCGTTGAGATCCTGCCGGGCAAGGAGGGCATGATCCACATCTCCCAGCTCTCGGAATCCCGGGTGGAGAAGGTGGAAGATGTGGTGAACGTGGGTGATCCGGTCATCGTGCGGGTGCGCGAAATCGACAACCGCGGCCGTATCAACCTCACCCTGCGCGGCGTGCCCCAATCGGAAGAAGCCCCCGTGCCCGTCTGA
- the rpsN gene encoding 30S ribosomal protein S14, whose product MAKKSMIARDVKRKKIVERFAAKRAALKAAFDAAADPMERLEIHRKIQGLPRNSAPSRVRNRCWATGKPRGFYRDFGLCRNQLRERAHKGELPGVVKSSW is encoded by the coding sequence ATGGCGAAGAAATCGATGATTGCGCGCGATGTGAAGCGCAAGAAGATCGTGGAGCGTTTCGCCGCCAAGCGCGCTGCCCTCAAGGCGGCCTTTGACGCAGCTGCCGATCCGATGGAGCGCCTGGAGATCCACCGCAAGATCCAGGGCCTGCCCCGCAACAGCGCCCCCTCCCGCGTGCGCAACCGCTGCTGGGCCACCGGCAAGCCCAGGGGCTTCTACCGCGATTTCGGCCTCTGCCGCAACCAGTTGCGCGAGCGGGCCCACAAGGGCGAGCTCCCCGGTGTCGTGAAATCCTCCTGGTGA
- the nth gene encoding endonuclease III, translated as MPRLASARRRAPELLARLGELYPEATCSLDWRNPYELLVATMLSAQCTDVRVNLVTPALFERFPDAAAAAAVEPGEVEPYVQSTGFFRNKAKAIVGASRLLVEHHGGKVPQTMEELLLLPGVARKTASVVLAWCFGINAGVTVDTHVSRLAQRLQLSRHREPRRIEPDLMKLVAQADWQNLSIRLIFHGRAVCTARKPRCGDCPIADLCPMGSRPSG; from the coding sequence ATGCCCCGCCTGGCCAGTGCCCGCAGGCGCGCACCCGAGTTGCTGGCGCGCCTCGGGGAGCTCTACCCCGAAGCCACCTGCTCGCTCGACTGGCGCAATCCCTACGAGCTGCTGGTGGCCACCATGCTCTCGGCCCAGTGCACTGACGTCAGGGTCAACCTGGTTACGCCAGCCCTGTTTGAACGCTTCCCCGATGCCGCAGCAGCAGCTGCGGTGGAGCCAGGCGAGGTGGAACCCTATGTGCAGTCCACCGGTTTCTTTCGCAACAAGGCCAAAGCGATCGTGGGGGCCTCCCGGCTGCTGGTTGAGCACCATGGCGGCAAAGTGCCGCAAACCATGGAGGAGTTGCTGCTGCTGCCTGGGGTGGCCCGCAAAACCGCCTCGGTGGTGCTGGCCTGGTGCTTTGGCATCAACGCCGGGGTGACCGTGGATACCCACGTGAGCCGACTGGCCCAGCGCCTACAGCTCAGCCGCCACAGGGAGCCCCGGCGAATCGAGCCCGACCTGATGAAACTGGTGGCCCAGGCCGACTGGCAGAACCTCTCAATCCGGCTGATCTTCCACGGCCGGGCCGTGTGCACGGCCCGCAAGCCCCGCTGCGGCGACTGTCCGATCGCCGACCTCTGCCCCATGGGCAGCAGGCCATCAGGGTAA
- the rseP gene encoding RIP metalloprotease RseP has translation MGVLTALAILAGLIVVHEAGHFFAATWQGIRVSSFSIGFGPVLIEYKRRGVQFALRAIPLGGFVAFPDDDDDSPIPKNDPNLLSNRPLPQRALVIAAGVLANLLIAYTVLLGQGLVLGIPAGFSSSPGVLVSGVQPGQAAAAAGLQPGDRILSLNGSDLGGGQSAVAALVERIKAAPDETLRLEAERNGQTLPLQLTPADLGGIGRIGAQLQPNGTEAFRTARGPFEPFRQANHDFAALTSRTVAGFVTLATHFGETAGQVSGPVKIVEMGASLAKQGGSSLFIFTALISINLAVLNALPLPLLDGGQLALLLLEGLRGKPLPERFQMAFMQSGFVFLVGLSVVLIVKDTSQLPAVQQLLGR, from the coding sequence ATGGGCGTTCTCACCGCACTGGCGATCCTGGCGGGGCTGATCGTGGTGCACGAGGCGGGGCACTTTTTTGCCGCCACCTGGCAGGGGATCCGCGTCAGCAGCTTCTCGATCGGCTTTGGGCCCGTGCTGATCGAATACAAGCGCCGCGGGGTGCAGTTCGCCCTGCGGGCCATCCCCCTGGGCGGCTTCGTGGCCTTCCCCGATGACGACGACGACAGTCCCATCCCCAAGAACGACCCCAACCTGCTCTCCAATCGGCCCCTGCCCCAGCGCGCCCTGGTGATCGCCGCGGGCGTGCTCGCAAACCTGCTGATCGCCTACACCGTGCTGCTCGGCCAGGGCCTGGTGCTCGGCATCCCCGCCGGTTTCAGCTCCAGCCCCGGCGTGCTGGTGAGCGGCGTGCAGCCCGGCCAGGCAGCCGCCGCCGCCGGCCTCCAGCCCGGCGATCGCATCTTGAGCCTCAATGGCAGCGATCTTGGCGGTGGCCAGAGCGCCGTTGCCGCGTTGGTCGAGCGGATCAAGGCCGCTCCCGACGAGACCCTGCGCCTCGAGGCCGAGCGCAACGGCCAGACCCTCCCCCTGCAACTCACCCCCGCCGACTTGGGCGGGATCGGCCGCATCGGCGCCCAGCTCCAACCCAACGGCACCGAAGCCTTCCGCACCGCCCGCGGCCCCTTCGAGCCCTTCCGCCAGGCCAACCACGACTTCGCCGCCCTCACCAGCCGCACCGTGGCCGGCTTCGTCACCCTGGCCACCCACTTCGGCGAAACCGCCGGCCAGGTATCTGGCCCGGTGAAGATCGTGGAGATGGGGGCGTCCCTGGCCAAGCAGGGTGGCAGCAGCCTGTTCATTTTCACCGCCCTGATCTCGATCAACCTGGCGGTGCTCAATGCCCTGCCCCTGCCCCTGCTCGACGGCGGCCAGCTGGCCCTGTTGCTGCTCGAAGGCTTGCGCGGCAAGCCCCTGCCCGAGCGCTTCCAGATGGCCTTCATGCAGTCGGGTTTTGTGTTTCTGGTGGGGCTGAGCGTGGTGCTGATCGTCAAGGACACCTCCCAGCTGCCGGCCGTGCAACAGCTCCTCGGCCGCTGA
- the serS gene encoding serine--tRNA ligase — protein MLDQRLLRENPELISQQLARRGIEVDLASLQAIALQERDCEQRRSELQAEGNRIGRQVGQLIQAGSAPGGPEVRALRDQGNAIKHKVAGLEEQEKALEQEIHAALSALPNLPSADAPDGRSEADNVEIKRWGSPRVEEGLEEHWQIGERLGLFETERSVRIAQSRFITLIGAGARLERALINFMLDLHSAKGYREVMPPILVNSASLTGSGQLPKFAEESFRCADDDLWLTPTAEVPITALHRDELIPTEQLPLRYAAYTPCFRREAGSYGRDTRGLIRLHQFNKVELYWFCTPEQSAAAHQQITADAEAVLETLELPYRRIDLCTGDMGFSAARTFDLEVWLPGAVSYREISSCSVCNDFQARRSAIRFKEGKSIQLVHTLNGSGLAVGRTMAALLETGQQADGSVRLPAALVPYFGSDTIPAT, from the coding sequence GTGCTCGACCAGCGACTGCTGCGCGAAAACCCCGAGCTGATCAGCCAGCAGCTGGCGAGGCGCGGCATTGAGGTGGACCTGGCCAGCCTCCAGGCGATCGCCCTGCAGGAGCGGGACTGCGAACAGCGCCGCAGTGAGCTGCAGGCCGAGGGCAACCGCATCGGCAGGCAGGTGGGCCAACTGATCCAGGCCGGATCGGCCCCTGGCGGCCCCGAGGTGAGGGCCCTGCGCGACCAGGGCAACGCCATCAAGCACAAGGTGGCCGGCCTCGAGGAGCAGGAGAAGGCCTTGGAACAGGAGATCCACGCAGCCCTCAGCGCCCTGCCCAACTTGCCCTCAGCCGACGCCCCGGATGGCCGTTCCGAGGCCGACAACGTGGAGATCAAGCGCTGGGGCAGTCCACGGGTGGAGGAGGGTCTTGAGGAGCACTGGCAGATCGGCGAGCGGCTGGGCCTGTTTGAAACCGAGCGCTCCGTGCGGATCGCCCAGAGCCGCTTCATCACCCTGATCGGAGCTGGCGCCCGGCTGGAGCGGGCCCTGATCAACTTCATGCTCGACCTGCACAGTGCCAAGGGTTACCGCGAGGTGATGCCGCCGATCCTGGTGAACAGTGCCAGCCTCACCGGTTCGGGCCAGCTGCCCAAATTCGCCGAGGAGAGCTTCCGCTGCGCCGACGACGACCTCTGGCTCACCCCCACCGCCGAGGTGCCCATCACCGCGCTGCATCGCGATGAGCTGATCCCCACCGAGCAGCTCCCCCTGCGCTACGCCGCCTACACCCCCTGCTTCCGCCGCGAAGCCGGCAGCTACGGCCGCGACACCCGCGGCCTGATCCGCCTGCACCAGTTCAACAAGGTTGAGCTGTATTGGTTCTGCACACCCGAGCAGTCGGCCGCCGCCCACCAGCAGATCACCGCCGACGCCGAAGCCGTGCTGGAAACCCTCGAGCTGCCCTACCGCCGCATCGATCTCTGCACTGGAGACATGGGCTTCTCCGCCGCCCGCACCTTTGACCTGGAAGTGTGGCTGCCCGGCGCCGTCTCTTACCGCGAGATCTCCAGCTGCTCGGTGTGCAACGACTTCCAGGCGCGCCGCTCCGCCATCCGCTTTAAGGAAGGCAAATCCATCCAGCTGGTGCACACCCTCAACGGCAGCGGCCTGGCCGTGGGCCGCACCATGGCCGCCCTGCTCGAAACCGGCCAGCAAGCCGATGGCTCCGTTCGCCTGCCCGCCGCCCTAGTGCCCTACTTCGGCAGCGACACGATCCCAGCTACCTGA
- a CDS encoding DUF4351 domain-containing protein translates to MARPPSKTPEQLLSQVHQRLQTIADPNQRRRTTSGCQLLAGLSFSRDVIQRLLAMSILEDSSVYQYIVHKGLEQGRQQEACTLALRLLERRCGTLQPAQRATISALPLERLEALVDVVLDFQGTNDLLRWLEQS, encoded by the coding sequence TTGGCCCGGCCGCCCTCCAAAACGCCCGAGCAACTGCTCAGCCAAGTGCATCAGCGGCTGCAAACGATTGCCGATCCGAATCAGCGACGTCGCACCACCAGTGGCTGCCAACTACTGGCCGGCCTTAGCTTTTCTCGAGACGTGATTCAGCGTCTCCTCGCCATGAGCATCCTCGAAGACTCCTCCGTTTATCAATACATCGTGCACAAGGGCCTTGAGCAGGGGCGCCAGCAAGAAGCCTGCACCTTGGCTCTGCGCTTGCTCGAGCGCCGCTGCGGGACCCTCCAGCCAGCCCAGCGCGCCACAATCAGCGCCCTGCCTCTGGAGCGCCTAGAAGCGCTGGTGGACGTGGTGCTCGATTTTCAAGGCACGAACGACCTGCTGCGGTGGCTCGAGCAGTCCTGA
- a CDS encoding NifU family protein, which translates to MTTDTTTAETSTAPAESSDPHALTLENVERTLDELRPYLMADGGNVEVVEIDGPIVKVRLQGACGSCPSSTMTLKMGIERKLREAIPEVSEVVQVL; encoded by the coding sequence ATGACCACTGACACCACCACAGCTGAAACCAGCACAGCGCCCGCCGAGAGCAGCGACCCCCACGCCCTCACCCTGGAAAACGTGGAGCGCACCCTCGATGAGCTGCGCCCCTACCTGATGGCCGACGGCGGCAACGTGGAAGTGGTGGAGATCGACGGACCGATCGTGAAGGTGCGCCTCCAGGGCGCTTGCGGCTCCTGCCCCAGCAGCACCATGACCCTCAAGATGGGCATCGAGCGCAAGCTGCGCGAAGCCATCCCCGAGGTGAGTGAAGTGGTGCAGGTGCTCTGA
- the lepA gene encoding translation elongation factor 4, which yields MTDVPVQRIRNFCIIAHIDHGKSTLADRLLQDTGTVAARDMQAQFLDNMELERERGITIKLQAARMEYTAPDGEHYILNLIDTPGHVDFSYEVSRSLQACEGALLVVDASQGVEAQTLANVYLALENDLEIIPVLNKIDLPGADPERIKEEIEAIIGLDTSKAIACSAKTGLGIPEILEAVVERVPPPANRVSEPLRALIFDSYYDPYRGVIVYFRVISGVIARKDKVLLMASGKTVELDEVGVMAPDQRQVESLHAGEVGYMAASIKAVADARVGDTITLAANPAAEPLPGYAEAKPMVFCGLFPTDADQYPDLRDALCKLQLSDAALKFEPETSSAMGFGFRCGFLGLLHMEIVQERLEREYDLDLIVTAPSVIYQVNMVDGSTLMVDNPATLPDPQKRESIEEPYVKLEIYTPNSYNGALMELCQERRGEFIDMKYITQDRVTLHYEMPLAEVVTDFFDQMKSRTKGYASMEYSLIGYRKNELVRLDVLINSEKADPLTTIVHRDKAYNVGKGLVEKLKELIPRQQFKIPIQASIGSRIIASESISAIRKDVLAKCYGGDISRKKKLLKKQAKGKKRMKAMGKVDVPQEAFMAVLKLNQ from the coding sequence ATGACAGATGTTCCCGTTCAGCGGATCCGCAATTTCTGCATCATTGCCCACATCGACCATGGCAAATCCACCCTGGCCGACCGCCTGCTCCAGGACACCGGCACGGTCGCTGCCCGTGACATGCAGGCCCAGTTCCTCGACAACATGGAGCTGGAGCGCGAACGCGGCATCACGATCAAGCTCCAGGCGGCCCGCATGGAATACACGGCCCCCGACGGTGAGCACTACATCCTCAACCTGATCGACACCCCAGGCCATGTGGACTTTTCCTATGAGGTGAGCCGCAGCCTCCAGGCCTGTGAAGGGGCCCTGCTGGTTGTGGATGCCAGCCAGGGGGTGGAGGCCCAGACCCTGGCCAATGTCTATCTGGCCCTGGAAAATGATCTGGAGATCATCCCGGTGCTCAACAAGATCGACCTGCCCGGGGCGGATCCTGAGCGGATCAAGGAGGAAATCGAGGCGATCATCGGCCTGGATACCTCCAAGGCGATTGCCTGCTCCGCCAAAACGGGCCTGGGCATCCCCGAGATCCTCGAAGCGGTGGTGGAGCGGGTGCCCCCACCGGCCAACCGGGTGTCCGAACCGCTGCGGGCCCTGATCTTTGATTCCTACTACGACCCCTACCGGGGCGTGATCGTCTATTTCCGGGTGATCAGTGGGGTGATTGCCCGCAAGGACAAGGTGCTGCTGATGGCCAGCGGCAAAACCGTGGAGCTCGATGAAGTGGGGGTGATGGCGCCAGACCAGCGCCAGGTGGAGAGCCTCCATGCCGGCGAGGTGGGCTACATGGCTGCCTCGATTAAGGCAGTGGCCGATGCCCGGGTGGGAGACACGATCACCCTGGCGGCCAATCCGGCGGCGGAGCCGCTGCCGGGCTACGCAGAGGCCAAGCCGATGGTGTTCTGTGGGCTGTTCCCCACCGACGCCGACCAATACCCCGACCTGCGTGACGCCCTCTGCAAGCTGCAGCTCTCCGATGCGGCGCTCAAATTTGAGCCGGAAACCAGCAGCGCCATGGGCTTTGGCTTCCGCTGCGGCTTCCTGGGGCTGCTGCACATGGAGATCGTGCAGGAGCGGCTCGAGCGTGAATACGACCTCGACCTGATCGTCACAGCCCCCTCGGTGATCTACCAGGTGAACATGGTCGATGGCAGCACTTTGATGGTCGACAACCCGGCCACCCTGCCGGATCCCCAGAAGCGCGAATCGATCGAAGAGCCCTATGTGAAGCTCGAGATCTACACCCCCAACAGCTACAACGGCGCCCTGATGGAGCTCTGCCAGGAGCGCCGCGGCGAGTTTATCGACATGAAATACATCACCCAAGACCGGGTGACCCTCCACTACGAGATGCCCCTGGCTGAGGTGGTGACTGACTTCTTTGACCAGATGAAGAGCCGCACCAAGGGCTATGCCTCGATGGAATACAGCCTGATCGGCTATCGCAAAAATGAGCTGGTGCGCCTCGATGTGCTGATCAACAGCGAAAAAGCCGATCCCCTCACCACGATCGTGCACCGTGATAAGGCCTACAACGTGGGCAAGGGTCTGGTGGAGAAGCTCAAGGAGCTGATCCCCAGGCAGCAATTCAAGATTCCGATCCAGGCATCGATCGGTAGCCGCATCATCGCCAGTGAGAGCATCAGCGCCATCCGTAAGGATGTGCTGGCCAAGTGCTATGGCGGCGACATCTCCCGCAAAAAAAAGCTGCTCAAAAAGCAAGCCAAGGGCAAAAAGCGCATGAAGGCCATGGGCAAGGTGGACGTGCCCCAGGAGGCCTTCATGGCCGTCTTGAAGCTCAACCAGTAA
- a CDS encoding GspH/FimT family protein, with translation MARRDERATAGLSLAELLVAVAVLALLAGLAFGSGRRWLAQQQLETATRLVLAGLDQGRAQAGRLGRPCAIALSQQGWQGPNGGGLPSCLAQPLPLQEGVGAGALELTHNLPAALRFSSNGLLLDGGTVVLAVAGTPLQRCVVMALPLGVTRVGHWREGSCAPA, from the coding sequence ATGGCACGCCGGGATGAGCGGGCGACGGCGGGATTGAGCCTGGCGGAGCTGCTGGTGGCGGTGGCGGTGCTGGCCCTGTTGGCTGGGCTGGCCTTTGGCAGTGGCAGGCGCTGGCTGGCCCAGCAGCAGCTGGAAACTGCAACGCGCCTAGTGTTGGCCGGGCTGGACCAGGGCCGGGCGCAGGCTGGGCGGCTGGGCCGTCCCTGCGCCATCGCCCTGAGTCAGCAGGGATGGCAGGGCCCCAATGGGGGCGGACTGCCCAGTTGCCTGGCCCAGCCCCTGCCCCTGCAGGAAGGGGTGGGAGCAGGCGCGCTGGAGTTGACCCATAACCTGCCGGCAGCGCTGCGATTCAGTAGTAATGGCTTGCTGCTCGATGGCGGCACGGTGGTGCTGGCGGTGGCGGGCACACCGCTGCAGCGCTGCGTGGTGATGGCGTTGCCGCTGGGGGTTACCCGGGTGGGCCACTGGCGGGAGGGCAGCTGTGCACCCGCCTGA